In Nitrosophilus labii, the following proteins share a genomic window:
- the napG gene encoding ferredoxin-type protein NapG, whose translation MDEKKSSKVNDRRRFLIQMAQNVAIAGVGGLLWSAYVDEVKAAPLILRPPGAKKENEFISLCIKCGLCVEACPYDTLILAKPGDNKPTGTPYFIPRDIPCYMCEDIPCVPPCPTGALDSDSVSVVKDGQKVFDIMKMRMGVAIVDMKSCIAFWGIQCDACYRACPILDKAIYLEYRKNERTGKHAFLLPVVDPDYCTGCGLCEHACVTKEPAIRVLPREVALGEVGKHYVKGWDKSDEKRLKGSKGIETTVTERSKKSAIESLNEGIDFE comes from the coding sequence ATGGATGAGAAAAAGTCTTCAAAAGTTAACGATAGAAGAAGATTTCTTATCCAAATGGCACAAAATGTTGCCATAGCTGGAGTAGGTGGCTTACTGTGGAGTGCCTATGTAGACGAGGTGAAAGCAGCGCCTTTGATACTTAGGCCTCCTGGAGCCAAAAAAGAGAATGAGTTTATAAGTCTTTGCATAAAGTGTGGGCTTTGTGTAGAAGCCTGCCCATATGATACTTTAATATTGGCAAAACCTGGAGACAATAAACCCACAGGTACGCCTTACTTTATTCCAAGGGATATTCCGTGCTATATGTGTGAAGATATCCCTTGTGTTCCACCTTGCCCTACTGGAGCCTTAGATAGTGATTCGGTTTCTGTGGTCAAGGATGGACAAAAGGTCTTTGACATCATGAAAATGAGGATGGGCGTAGCTATAGTCGATATGAAATCATGTATCGCATTTTGGGGAATCCAGTGTGATGCGTGCTATAGAGCTTGTCCAATTTTAGATAAAGCCATATATTTAGAGTATAGAAAAAATGAAAGAACAGGTAAACATGCGTTTTTGTTGCCTGTAGTGGATCCAGACTACTGTACTGGCTGTGGATTGTGTGAACACGCATGTGTAACTAAAGAGCCAGCAATAAGAGTTTTGCCAAGAGAAGTTGCTCTTGGTGAAGTTGGTAAACATTATGTTAAGGGATGGGATAAATCTGACGAAAAGCGTCTAAAAGGATCAAAAGGTATTGAAACCACAGTAACCGAAAGAAGTAAAAAGAGTGCTATCGAATCTTTAAATGAAGGGATAGACTTTGAATAG
- a CDS encoding 4Fe-4S binding protein — MSNRREFFRSFVKPIKKEEVEYLHPPYFKELSDFEKCKECEDKKCVDVCEEKIVKIVDNKPVLYFSESGCTFCDECANVCKLEVLSIENKKDIGKAKIDILKCIAWNKTVCSLCNDICDERAIKFYSFFNPEIDNNLCNGCGFCLNVCPTYAIEIKRGMV, encoded by the coding sequence GTGTCAAATAGGCGAGAGTTTTTCAGAAGTTTTGTTAAGCCTATTAAAAAAGAGGAGGTGGAATACCTCCACCCTCCTTATTTTAAAGAGCTGTCCGATTTTGAAAAATGCAAAGAGTGTGAAGATAAAAAATGTGTCGATGTGTGTGAAGAGAAAATCGTAAAAATTGTAGATAATAAGCCTGTTTTGTATTTTTCAGAGTCGGGTTGTACATTTTGTGATGAGTGTGCTAATGTTTGTAAATTGGAAGTATTAAGTATAGAAAACAAAAAAGATATCGGAAAAGCCAAAATTGATATTTTAAAATGTATAGCTTGGAATAAAACTGTATGTAGTTTATGCAACGATATATGTGATGAGAGAGCTATAAAGTTTTATTCATTTTTTAATCCGGAGATTGATAATAATCTTTGTAACGGTTGCGGTTTTTGTCTCAATGTTTGTCCAACATATGCTATTGAAATTAAAAGGGGGATGGTTTGA
- a CDS encoding type IV pili methyl-accepting chemotaxis transducer N-terminal domain-containing protein translates to MKKITSQIKFIGGALSLVIIAIVASVIYINQKSKYDSIVINIAGKQRMLTQKISKEIFRLKTAREINLNELNEAEKLFDTNLKDLLEGNIERGIYAPPTQEIMEQLTRVKKLWEPFKKKVDRFKKLITKIEVEKNFVIENNEYLLEISDKVVKKMVDANIDATYIDKAGRQRMLSQRMMYFLLLYLNEGEPKYYRVFYETLHLYDSTLKQFYSDKRVMEKEKLNQILENNYIFWKEYIAHAKELIELQGKLNDIVDYVNQFNNVLLNGMDQAVSMYTIYSEKQRTLLEDIENILAMIALVIMFYSFFLIRNIQKHFEEFLEKSKSFVSFDFDKEEPKICENVDELTIASKRLENFIQRVDKMIIDAQDAIKASEHLTKELSDVSEILEKNAKVIDKSKRIELEKYLDTSEDIAIQSLEDLERSAKLLQKLHENLSNILKKTKR, encoded by the coding sequence ATGAAAAAGATAACTTCACAGATAAAATTTATTGGCGGTGCATTATCTTTAGTTATTATTGCAATAGTTGCATCGGTAATATATATAAATCAAAAAAGCAAATATGATTCAATAGTAATAAATATCGCAGGCAAACAAAGAATGCTTACACAAAAGATAAGTAAAGAGATTTTTCGTTTAAAAACTGCTAGAGAGATAAATTTGAACGAGTTAAACGAAGCAGAAAAACTTTTTGATACAAATTTAAAAGATCTTTTAGAGGGTAATATAGAAAGAGGGATATACGCTCCTCCTACTCAAGAGATTATGGAACAACTTACAAGAGTGAAAAAACTTTGGGAACCGTTTAAGAAAAAAGTAGATAGATTTAAAAAATTAATAACAAAAATCGAGGTAGAAAAAAACTTTGTAATAGAAAACAATGAGTATTTATTGGAGATTTCCGATAAAGTTGTTAAAAAGATGGTTGATGCCAATATAGACGCAACTTATATAGATAAAGCCGGAAGACAAAGAATGTTAAGTCAAAGAATGATGTATTTTTTACTTCTTTATCTAAATGAAGGAGAGCCTAAATACTATAGAGTTTTTTATGAGACTCTTCATCTTTATGATTCTACACTAAAGCAGTTTTATAGTGATAAAAGAGTAATGGAAAAAGAAAAATTGAATCAGATACTAGAAAACAACTATATTTTTTGGAAAGAGTATATAGCTCATGCTAAAGAACTGATTGAATTGCAAGGTAAGTTAAACGATATAGTTGATTATGTAAATCAGTTTAACAATGTTCTTTTAAACGGTATGGATCAAGCCGTTTCTATGTATACGATATATTCAGAAAAACAACGAACTTTGCTTGAAGATATAGAAAATATTTTAGCTATGATTGCATTGGTTATTATGTTTTACTCATTTTTTCTTATAAGAAATATTCAAAAACATTTTGAAGAGTTTTTGGAAAAATCAAAATCTTTTGTCAGTTTTGATTTTGATAAAGAAGAACCAAAAATTTGTGAAAATGTAGATGAATTGACTATAGCTTCTAAAAGATTGGAAAATTTTATCCAGAGAGTCGATAAGATGATTATAGATGCTCAAGATGCTATTAAAGCTTCCGAACATCTTACCAAGGAGCTTAGCGACGTTAGTGAAATACTAGAAAAAAATGCGAAAGTTATAGACAAGTCAAAAAGAATTGAATTGGAAAAATATCTTGATACTAGTGAAGATATTGCTATTCAATCTTTAGAGGATTTAGAGAGAAGTGCTAAATTGTTACAAAAGCTTCATGAAAATTTATCAAATATTCTTAAAAAGACAAAAAGATAG
- a CDS encoding nitrate reductase cytochrome c-type subunit, with product MKLNKVKGVGFSFVLLALLAAGCGAANQKMIDDTQLSYRNVPLTDEKDVAPPPVEFTKAAPGTAKRFQRSYENAPPMIPHSVEGLLPITKDNNACLGCHLPSVAKSMGATPLSPTHFKDFFAETKEKLQKFDGASKVHQGKDDIAPQRFNCSQCHAPQANVKPLVANKFKPEFRSPETKSKSTLLEQLNEGIQ from the coding sequence ATGAAGTTAAACAAAGTTAAAGGAGTTGGTTTCTCATTTGTATTATTAGCACTTCTAGCTGCTGGTTGTGGCGCAGCTAATCAAAAAATGATCGATGATACTCAGCTTAGCTACAGAAATGTTCCTTTGACGGATGAAAAAGATGTGGCTCCTCCGCCGGTTGAATTCACAAAGGCGGCTCCTGGAACTGCTAAAAGATTTCAAAGAAGTTATGAAAATGCGCCGCCAATGATACCACACAGTGTTGAAGGTCTTTTGCCTATTACAAAAGATAATAATGCCTGTTTAGGTTGTCATTTACCAAGTGTTGCTAAAAGTATGGGTGCAACACCTCTTTCGCCGACACACTTTAAAGATTTCTTTGCTGAAACAAAGGAGAAATTACAAAAATTTGATGGAGCCTCTAAAGTTCATCAAGGAAAAGATGATATTGCTCCACAAAGATTTAACTGTTCTCAATGCCATGCACCTCAGGCTAACGTCAAGCCTTTAGTTGCAAATAAGTTTAAGCCGGAATTTAGAAGTCCAGAAACTAAAAGCAAATCTACGCTGCTTGAACAGCTAAATGAGGGGATTCAGTAG
- a CDS encoding chaperone NapD — MNISSCVVRCHPNDLESVKKRVEDSGVCDIHIVDEKGYIVVTIEGEGIEEEINKLKTLQFLEGVLSAEMIYSYSEEELDRARENFELIDNPVPEILEKDVRAEEIVYHGDLKKKYI, encoded by the coding sequence ATGAATATTTCAAGTTGCGTTGTGAGATGTCATCCAAATGATTTGGAATCTGTTAAAAAAAGAGTTGAAGATAGTGGAGTTTGTGATATTCATATAGTTGATGAAAAAGGTTATATTGTAGTAACAATAGAAGGTGAAGGAATAGAGGAGGAGATAAATAAATTAAAAACTTTACAGTTTTTAGAGGGTGTATTAAGTGCGGAAATGATCTACTCATATAGTGAAGAAGAGCTCGATAGGGCTAGAGAAAATTTTGAATTAATAGACAATCCGGTACCTGAAATTTTGGAAAAAGATGTTAGGGCTGAAGAGATTGTATATCATGGGGACTTAAAGAAAAAATATATATAA
- a CDS encoding PAS domain-containing protein has protein sequence MDISYDMFIETEVPKDELIISRTDLNGIITYANETFARISGYTSEDLIGKPHSVLRHPDMPSRVFKELWETIKAGKTWSGYVKNLRKDRGFYWVYAEVSGVYKNGKLIEYKSMRGFVPKDKRIQMQKLYDKIRLEDKEKVREISYISFDVYYKIVTKAKQENIEPSKWLEKLIKSI, from the coding sequence ATGGATATTTCTTATGATATGTTTATAGAAACAGAGGTACCAAAAGATGAACTAATTATTTCAAGGACTGATCTAAATGGAATTATAACTTATGCAAATGAAACTTTTGCTAGAATCTCTGGCTATACTTCGGAGGATCTTATAGGAAAACCGCATAGTGTTTTAAGACATCCTGATATGCCTAGTAGAGTATTTAAAGAGTTGTGGGAGACTATTAAAGCTGGAAAGACTTGGAGTGGTTATGTTAAAAACCTTAGAAAAGATAGAGGTTTTTATTGGGTTTATGCTGAAGTAAGTGGAGTATATAAAAATGGTAAACTTATCGAATATAAATCTATGAGAGGTTTCGTACCTAAAGATAAAAGAATACAGATGCAAAAACTTTATGATAAAATTAGACTGGAAGATAAAGAAAAAGTAAGAGAGATCTCATACATATCGTTTGATGTGTATTACAAAATCGTGACAAAAGCGAAACAGGAAAATATCGAGCCTAGTAAGTGGTTAGAAAAGTTAATTAAAAGTATATAA
- a CDS encoding Crp/Fnr family transcriptional regulator, whose translation MENLSKYYLFENLNEDQLKKLKKISKTYNYTKGTMLFFEGEKPKSLILLTDGILQVYKTDTKGNKIILHHFYPVSLIAEIVNLENMPYPASAEFITDGQAVLIDYKEFEQEFLRNPDISFMFIKSLTKKIKFLEDVITNNIVMNSTARVAKFIYEHEEDFIKMKKSQIAEKLHIAPETFSRILKKLKTLKLIEKNEDGFKIVNKEGLRSIYE comes from the coding sequence ATGGAGAACTTAAGCAAATACTATCTATTTGAGAATCTAAATGAAGATCAATTAAAGAAACTAAAAAAGATTTCAAAAACATATAACTATACAAAAGGCACAATGCTTTTTTTTGAAGGAGAAAAACCAAAATCTTTGATTTTATTAACAGACGGTATACTGCAAGTTTACAAAACTGATACAAAAGGCAACAAGATTATTTTACATCATTTTTACCCAGTATCTTTGATTGCAGAGATTGTTAATTTAGAAAACATGCCATATCCAGCAAGTGCAGAATTTATAACAGACGGTCAGGCTGTTTTAATCGACTATAAAGAGTTCGAACAAGAGTTTTTGAGAAATCCTGACATAAGTTTTATGTTTATAAAGTCTTTAACTAAGAAGATTAAGTTTTTAGAAGATGTTATAACCAACAATATAGTAATGAACTCAACAGCTAGGGTGGCCAAATTTATATATGAACATGAAGAAGATTTTATAAAAATGAAAAAAAGTCAAATTGCCGAAAAGTTGCATATAGCTCCAGAAACTTTTTCAAGAATTCTAAAGAAACTAAAAACTTTGAAACTTATAGAGAAAAACGAAGATGGATTCAAAATCGTAAATAAAGAGGGCCTACGTTCTATCTACGAATAA
- a CDS encoding WD40 repeat domain-containing protein, which translates to MKKAAVFILFAIFSLFADIKPIEDIKINGAVLDMVVVGDNVYVATDKSKVIVYDLNLKMLQEIKVRKIKDFVGELIDSDIYSVDVIDKKVLLLAQAEDGYSELFIYEDGKLEKVLDKSLMFYAKAAKFVDKDSVIMALMSDEVVLYNIRDKKVVYKKSAGEYFFSAMAINKARTKVVIGDEGGEVVVLDTKTGDVIKKFVDINKDKILSLSINQDFVTAGGRDQTLVIYNLNLGTNKKIKGEFFVYVVSISPSSSLIAYGDNEKYDIKVIDSINLDRKFLLKGHKNIINKIVFINDNILISGSESGEIKKWRLK; encoded by the coding sequence TTGAAAAAAGCAGCTGTTTTTATTCTTTTCGCGATATTTTCACTTTTTGCCGATATTAAACCTATAGAAGATATTAAAATAAACGGTGCTGTACTGGATATGGTTGTTGTTGGAGATAATGTATATGTAGCTACAGATAAAAGTAAAGTTATAGTTTATGACTTAAATTTAAAAATGCTACAAGAGATAAAAGTTAGAAAAATAAAAGATTTTGTAGGAGAGCTTATAGATTCAGATATATATAGTGTAGATGTAATTGATAAAAAAGTTTTACTTTTAGCTCAAGCCGAAGATGGCTATAGTGAGTTATTTATCTATGAAGACGGAAAACTTGAAAAAGTTTTAGATAAAAGTTTGATGTTTTATGCAAAGGCGGCAAAGTTTGTGGATAAAGATAGTGTTATTATGGCTTTAATGAGTGATGAAGTGGTTTTATATAATATAAGAGATAAAAAAGTAGTTTATAAAAAGAGTGCTGGAGAATATTTTTTTTCCGCAATGGCTATAAATAAAGCTAGAACTAAAGTTGTTATTGGAGATGAAGGAGGAGAGGTAGTAGTTTTAGATACAAAAACAGGTGATGTAATAAAAAAATTTGTAGATATTAACAAAGACAAAATCTTATCTTTGTCAATTAACCAAGATTTTGTAACTGCAGGCGGTAGGGATCAAACACTAGTTATTTATAATCTTAATTTAGGAACAAACAAGAAGATCAAAGGCGAATTTTTTGTTTATGTTGTATCAATTTCTCCAAGTAGCAGCTTAATTGCTTATGGTGATAATGAAAAATATGATATAAAAGTGATAGATTCAATAAATCTAGATAGAAAATTTCTTTTAAAAGGGCATAAAAACATAATAAATAAAATTGTTTTTATAAATGACAATATTTTGATTAGCGGTTCAGAAAGCGGGGAAATCAAAAAATGGAGGTTAAAATGA
- the napH gene encoding quinol dehydrogenase ferredoxin subunit NapH — MNRFIYKHRFLILRRLTQISILILYIGANIWGWKILQGNLSSSNLLETVPLADPYAVMQIFATGSIVAMDALLGAVIITLFYMVFGGRAFCSYVCPVNMVTDLANWIRRKFELDRVEKKWWASRNIRYWVMGLSFILSFALGTAAFELVSPVSMTHRGLVFGMGFGWAAIATIFLFDLFVLKNGWCGHICPLGGFYSLIGRFSLFRVRHNQPNCTLCMKCKDVCPEKEVLYMIGKKSMSVNMGECTLCGRCVEVCDDDALNFSIRDFVKKGEDYEVKQS; from the coding sequence TTGAATAGATTCATATATAAACATAGATTTTTGATCCTAAGGCGCTTAACTCAGATTTCAATACTTATTCTTTATATAGGTGCGAATATTTGGGGTTGGAAGATCCTTCAAGGAAATCTTAGTTCTTCCAATCTCTTAGAAACAGTTCCTTTAGCTGATCCTTATGCTGTTATGCAGATATTTGCGACAGGAAGTATCGTTGCTATGGATGCACTTCTAGGTGCAGTTATTATAACTCTATTTTATATGGTTTTTGGTGGACGAGCCTTTTGTAGTTATGTCTGTCCTGTAAATATGGTAACAGATCTTGCAAACTGGATTAGACGAAAATTTGAACTTGATAGGGTCGAGAAAAAATGGTGGGCTAGCCGCAATATAAGATATTGGGTAATGGGTTTGTCGTTTATTTTATCCTTTGCATTAGGTACGGCTGCCTTTGAACTAGTTAGCCCTGTCTCTATGACTCATAGAGGACTTGTGTTTGGTATGGGTTTTGGATGGGCTGCTATAGCCACCATTTTTCTTTTTGATCTGTTTGTATTGAAAAATGGCTGGTGTGGGCATATATGTCCTCTCGGTGGGTTTTACTCTTTGATAGGTAGATTTAGCCTATTTAGAGTAAGACATAATCAGCCAAACTGTACTTTGTGTATGAAGTGTAAAGATGTATGTCCAGAAAAAGAGGTTCTTTATATGATTGGAAAGAAGAGTATGAGCGTCAATATGGGCGAATGTACTCTTTGTGGTAGATGTGTAGAAGTTTGTGACGATGATGCTCTAAACTTTAGTATAAGAGATTTTGTTAAAAAAGGAGAAGATTATGAAGTTAAACAAAGTTAA
- the napA gene encoding nitrate reductase catalytic subunit NapA: MALSRRDFLKSSAAAAAASAVGLSVPKELEAASKTAESGWRWDKAVCRFCGTGCGIMIATKDDRIVAVKGDPLAPVNRGLNCIKGYFTAKIMYGADRLTTPLLRVNEKGEFDKKGKFKPVSWKRAYDEMEKQFKKAYNELGPTGVAFFGSGQYTVQEGYAAAKLMKAGFRSNNIDPNARHCMASAVAGFIQTFGIDEPAGCYDDIELTDTIVAWGSNMAEMHPILWARCTDRKLSNPDRVKVVVLSTYVHRSCDLADEVIIFKPSTDLAIWNYIARSIVYDHPDVIDWDFVKEYTIFATGFPDIGYGMRSPKNAKDLGYSTKELETISKQAEKELTDAERVALSPLGLGNTKKLKMKHAKAAGKHWSISFEEFKKGLEPYTLDYVASVAKGDPDESLDEFKRKLKLLKDLYVEKGRKVVSFWTMGMNQHTRGTWVNEQSYMVHFLLGKQAKPGDGAFSLTGQPSACGTAREVGTFAHRLPADMVVKNPKHRAISEKIWRLPKGTLNPKVGSHIVKIMRDLEDGKIKFAWVHVCNPWQDTANANHWIKAARTMDNFIVVSDGYPGISAKVADLILPSAMIYEKWGAYGNAERRTQHWRQQVTPVGEAMPDLWQYTEFAKRFKLKEVWKEHRLPDGTVLPDVLDEAKKMGYSPEDTLFDVLFANDYLKSFKWPDPIGEGFQNTEAEGDKRNVKGTDGKPFKGYGFFIQKALWEEYRKFGEGHGHDYAPFDVYHKVRGLRWPVVNGKDTPWRFNVNYDPYAKMEKEKGHVKGEFAFYGHALKAIPQGSLTGPDKNKPKIHLPNKAKIFFRPYMEPPETPDNEYDTWLCTGRVLEHWHSGTMTMRVPELYRAVPEALCYMHPEDAKKRGVKRGDLVWVESRRGKVKARVETRGRNRPPKGLVFVPWFDERVYINKVCLDATCPISKQTDYKKCAVKIYKA; encoded by the coding sequence ATGGCACTTAGTCGTAGAGATTTTTTAAAAAGTAGTGCTGCCGCTGCAGCAGCTAGTGCGGTTGGACTTAGTGTTCCAAAAGAGCTTGAAGCTGCAAGCAAGACGGCTGAATCTGGATGGAGATGGGATAAGGCGGTTTGTCGTTTTTGTGGTACTGGTTGTGGTATTATGATCGCTACTAAAGATGATAGAATCGTTGCAGTTAAAGGTGACCCACTTGCTCCTGTTAACAGAGGTCTTAACTGTATTAAAGGGTATTTTACCGCTAAGATTATGTATGGTGCCGACAGGCTAACTACGCCGTTATTGAGAGTTAACGAAAAAGGCGAGTTTGATAAAAAAGGTAAGTTTAAACCTGTAAGTTGGAAGAGAGCTTATGATGAGATGGAGAAGCAATTCAAAAAAGCCTATAATGAGCTTGGACCAACAGGAGTGGCATTTTTTGGTTCAGGACAATATACGGTTCAGGAGGGATACGCAGCTGCAAAACTTATGAAAGCTGGATTTAGGAGTAACAATATTGACCCAAATGCTAGACACTGTATGGCTAGCGCGGTTGCAGGCTTTATTCAAACTTTTGGTATAGATGAACCAGCAGGTTGTTATGATGATATTGAGCTTACTGACACTATCGTGGCTTGGGGATCTAATATGGCAGAGATGCACCCGATTCTTTGGGCAAGATGTACTGATAGGAAACTTTCAAATCCAGATAGAGTAAAAGTTGTGGTGCTATCTACCTACGTTCATAGAAGCTGTGACCTTGCAGATGAAGTTATTATATTTAAACCTAGTACTGATCTTGCTATTTGGAACTACATTGCAAGAAGTATTGTTTATGATCATCCTGATGTAATAGATTGGGACTTTGTTAAAGAATATACAATATTTGCAACAGGTTTTCCAGATATTGGTTACGGAATGAGAAGTCCAAAAAATGCTAAAGATCTTGGATATTCTACGAAAGAGTTAGAAACGATTTCAAAACAAGCAGAAAAAGAGCTAACTGATGCTGAAAGAGTTGCATTAAGTCCATTGGGACTTGGAAATACTAAGAAACTTAAGATGAAACATGCTAAAGCAGCGGGTAAACACTGGAGTATCAGTTTTGAAGAGTTCAAAAAAGGTTTAGAGCCATATACACTTGATTACGTAGCAAGTGTAGCAAAAGGTGATCCTGATGAGTCTTTGGATGAATTTAAAAGAAAATTAAAACTTCTTAAAGATCTATATGTTGAAAAAGGAAGAAAAGTAGTATCTTTCTGGACGATGGGTATGAACCAGCATACAAGAGGTACTTGGGTTAACGAACAAAGCTATATGGTTCACTTTTTACTAGGAAAACAGGCCAAACCTGGTGATGGCGCATTCTCTTTAACGGGTCAGCCTAGTGCATGTGGTACGGCAAGAGAGGTTGGAACATTTGCCCATAGATTACCGGCAGATATGGTAGTTAAAAATCCAAAACATAGAGCTATCTCTGAAAAGATATGGAGACTTCCAAAAGGTACTCTCAATCCTAAAGTTGGTAGCCATATAGTTAAAATTATGAGAGACCTTGAAGATGGTAAGATAAAATTTGCTTGGGTGCATGTATGTAACCCATGGCAAGATACGGCAAATGCAAATCACTGGATCAAAGCGGCAAGAACTATGGATAACTTTATAGTAGTAAGTGACGGTTATCCTGGAATAAGCGCTAAAGTTGCTGACCTTATCTTACCAAGTGCTATGATATATGAAAAATGGGGAGCTTACGGAAACGCAGAAAGAAGAACTCAGCACTGGAGACAGCAGGTAACTCCTGTTGGAGAAGCTATGCCAGATTTATGGCAATATACTGAATTTGCAAAGAGATTTAAATTAAAAGAGGTTTGGAAAGAGCACAGATTACCAGACGGAACCGTTCTGCCAGATGTTTTAGATGAAGCGAAGAAGATGGGTTACAGTCCTGAAGATACGCTTTTTGATGTACTTTTTGCTAATGATTACTTAAAATCATTTAAGTGGCCTGATCCAATAGGTGAAGGTTTCCAAAATACTGAAGCTGAAGGCGATAAGAGAAACGTCAAAGGCACAGATGGAAAACCTTTTAAAGGATATGGTTTCTTTATCCAAAAAGCTCTTTGGGAAGAGTATAGAAAGTTTGGTGAAGGACATGGACACGATTATGCGCCATTTGACGTATATCATAAAGTAAGAGGACTTAGATGGCCTGTTGTTAACGGAAAAGATACTCCTTGGAGATTCAATGTTAACTATGATCCATATGCTAAGATGGAAAAAGAAAAAGGTCATGTTAAAGGCGAATTTGCGTTCTATGGACACGCACTTAAAGCTATACCTCAAGGTAGCTTGACAGGTCCAGATAAAAATAAACCTAAAATCCATCTACCAAACAAAGCAAAAATATTCTTTAGGCCATATATGGAGCCACCTGAAACTCCAGATAATGAATATGATACTTGGCTATGTACAGGTAGGGTTCTTGAACATTGGCATAGCGGTACTATGACAATGAGAGTTCCTGAATTATATAGAGCTGTTCCTGAAGCACTTTGTTATATGCATCCTGAAGATGCTAAAAAACGTGGTGTTAAAAGAGGAGACCTTGTTTGGGTAGAAAGTAGACGTGGCAAAGTTAAAGCAAGAGTCGAAACAAGAGGAAGAAACAGACCGCCAAAAGGACTTGTTTTCGTTCCTTGGTTTGATGAGAGGGTATATATTAATAAAGTTTGCTTGGATGCAACATGTCCAATATCTAAACAGACTGATTATAAAAAATGTGCAGTTAAAATCTACAAAGCATAA